A genomic window from Tolypothrix sp. PCC 7910 includes:
- a CDS encoding M48 family metallopeptidase, producing MTTITFGDLSFEIRHSSKRRTIGITVERDGKLVLASPPEVPIETLEKIVSDKRYWIYSKLLKKESLNPPVNVKEYVSGEGFYYLGRSYRLKIVDEAQTQPFLRLYQSRFELQQQAQAQGREHFIQWYRKRLQAIIEQQITTLIKRVATSPRSIQVRELGNHWASCGHKGDLYFHWRVAMLPRTMIEYLAVHELVHLIEPNHSTEFWHRLERIMPDYLERKQWLAENGAIYNL from the coding sequence ATGACAACTATCACCTTTGGCGACCTCAGTTTTGAAATCCGCCACAGTTCCAAACGCCGCACCATAGGTATTACCGTCGAACGTGACGGTAAATTAGTCTTGGCTTCTCCCCCAGAAGTACCAATAGAAACACTAGAAAAAATTGTCAGTGATAAACGGTACTGGATTTACAGCAAGCTTTTAAAAAAAGAATCATTAAATCCTCCAGTTAACGTTAAAGAATACGTCTCAGGCGAGGGGTTCTATTACTTAGGACGTAGTTATCGTCTTAAAATAGTTGATGAGGCGCAAACACAACCATTCTTAAGACTATACCAAAGCCGCTTTGAGTTACAACAGCAAGCACAAGCCCAAGGTCGAGAACACTTTATTCAGTGGTATCGAAAACGTCTTCAGGCAATTATAGAACAACAAATCACCACACTGATTAAACGAGTTGCTACTTCACCTCGTTCTATCCAAGTACGTGAGTTAGGTAATCATTGGGCTTCTTGCGGACACAAGGGAGATTTATATTTTCACTGGCGAGTGGCAATGCTACCGCGAACGATGATTGAGTATTTGGCAGTTCATGAATTAGTGCATCTAATTGAACCAAATCACAGCACTGAATTTTGGCATAGGCTGGAGCGTATTATGCCAGATTATCTCGAAAGGAAGCAGTGGCTAGCTGAGAATGGGGCAATTTATAATCTTTAG
- a CDS encoding ribbon-helix-helix protein, CopG family, which yields MGKVTLSIYMEEEDKEALQQLADAEERSLSQMAVLILKRAIRQAQADGTISPNQGKGK from the coding sequence ATGGGGAAAGTAACACTGAGTATTTACATGGAAGAAGAGGACAAAGAAGCTCTGCAACAACTGGCAGATGCAGAGGAGCGTTCTTTGTCGCAAATGGCGGTGTTAATTCTCAAACGAGCAATTAGACAAGCGCAGGCGGATGGAACGATTTCGCCAAATCAAGGAAAAGGGAAGTGA
- a CDS encoding helix-turn-helix domain-containing protein has protein sequence MTSPRPLQVREQNLIDLYSHCQLGMTPKNFYAKWDVNHEAIARICSRSVSTVRRWFSKGRNYRRPTPTDLRHLALMDFLLEHFEEIPEEFLKILCSLTGHK, from the coding sequence ATGACTAGTCCGCGTCCTTTACAGGTACGAGAGCAAAATTTGATTGATCTCTATAGCCATTGTCAACTAGGAATGACACCCAAGAATTTTTATGCCAAGTGGGATGTCAATCATGAGGCGATCGCTCGGATTTGCTCTCGCTCAGTATCAACTGTCCGGCGTTGGTTTTCCAAGGGACGCAATTACCGCCGACCAACACCAACTGATTTACGCCATCTTGCCCTCATGGACTTCCTACTAGAACACTTTGAGGAAATTCCAGAAGAATTTCTGAAAATACTCTGTTCTCTGACAGGACATAAGTAG